From Streptomyces zhihengii, the proteins below share one genomic window:
- a CDS encoding bifunctional 3-phenylpropionate/cinnamic acid dioxygenase ferredoxin subunit, which produces MAFVKACALSELEEDTPRRVELDGTPVSLVRTEGEVFAINDICSHANVSLSEGEVEDCAIECWLHGSSFDLRTGKPSGLPATRPVPVYPVKIEGDDVLVSVTQES; this is translated from the coding sequence ATGGCCTTCGTCAAAGCCTGTGCGCTGAGCGAGCTGGAGGAGGACACCCCCCGCCGGGTGGAACTCGACGGCACGCCGGTGTCGCTGGTGCGCACCGAGGGCGAGGTGTTCGCGATCAACGACATCTGCTCGCACGCGAACGTCTCGCTGTCGGAGGGCGAGGTCGAGGACTGCGCCATCGAGTGCTGGCTGCACGGCTCCAGCTTCGACCTCCGCACCGGCAAGCCGTCCGGGCTTCCCGCGACGCGCCCCGTCCCCGTATACCCCGTAAAGATCGAAGGGGACGATGTGCTCGTCTCCGTCACCCAGGAGTCCTGA
- a CDS encoding helix-turn-helix transcriptional regulator gives MKNAGEAPQEELATGERSTRNRVARSILDHGPSTVSDLAGRLGLTQAAVRRHLDSLVADNVVEPREQRVYGARTRGRPAKVFALTDCGRDAFDQSYDTLAVDALRWIERSAGGGAAGEAAVAAFARDRIETQGENYRAAVEAAAPEDRAEALAKALSADGYAATARTAPVGEQLCQHHCPVAHAAEKYPQLCEAETEFFSKLLGTHVQRLATIAHGDGVCTTFIPRGSPRSGAAQTTTPSASASTAGRNPA, from the coding sequence GTGAAAAACGCTGGCGAGGCTCCTCAGGAGGAACTCGCGACCGGTGAGCGCTCCACGCGCAACCGTGTCGCGCGCTCCATCCTGGACCACGGCCCCTCCACCGTCTCCGACCTCGCGGGCAGGCTCGGGCTCACCCAGGCGGCCGTCCGCCGCCACCTCGACTCCCTCGTCGCGGACAACGTCGTGGAGCCCCGTGAGCAGCGCGTCTACGGCGCGCGCACCCGCGGCCGCCCCGCCAAGGTCTTCGCCCTCACCGACTGCGGCCGGGACGCCTTCGACCAGTCGTACGACACGCTGGCCGTCGACGCCCTCCGCTGGATCGAGCGGAGCGCGGGCGGCGGAGCGGCGGGCGAGGCCGCCGTGGCCGCCTTCGCCCGGGACCGCATCGAGACCCAGGGCGAGAACTACCGCGCCGCCGTCGAGGCCGCGGCCCCCGAGGACCGCGCCGAGGCGCTGGCCAAGGCGCTCAGCGCCGACGGGTACGCTGCTACGGCCCGTACCGCGCCGGTCGGCGAGCAGCTCTGCCAGCACCACTGCCCGGTCGCCCACGCGGCCGAGAAGTACCCGCAGCTGTGCGAGGCGGAGACCGAGTTCTTCTCGAAGCTCCTCGGGACGCACGTGCAGCGGCTCGCCACCATCGCCCACGGCGACGGCGTCTGCACCACGTTCATCCCGCGCGGCTCCCCCAGGAGCGGCGCCGCACAGACCACCACACCATCAGCATCTGCAAGCACGGCCGGGAGGAACCCCGCATGA
- the sufB gene encoding Fe-S cluster assembly protein SufB: MTLPTETAHPELEGLGTYEFGWADSDAAGAAAKRGLSEEVVRDISAKKNEPEWMLKLRLKGLRLFDKKPMPSWGSDLSGIDFDNIKYFVRSTEAQAASWEDLPEDIKNTYDKLGIPEAEKQRLVAGVAAQYESEVVYHQIREDLEEQGVIFLDTDTALKEHPELFQEYFGTVIPVGDNKFASLNTAVWSGGSFIYVPKGVHVDIPLQAYFRINTENMGQFERTLIIVDEDAYVHYVEGCTAPIYSSDSLHSAVVEIIVKKGGRCRYTTIQNWSNNVYNLVTKRAVAYEGATMEWVDGNIGSKVTMKYPAVYLMGEHAKGETLSIAFAGEGQHQDAGAKMVHMAPNTSSNIVSKSVARGGGRTSYRGLIEIGEGAPGAKSNVLCDALLVDTISRSDTYPYVDVREDDVSMGHEATVSKVSEDQLFYLMSRGLTEFEAMAMIVRGFVEPIAKELPMEYALELNRLIELQMEGSVG; this comes from the coding sequence ATGACTCTCCCCACGGAGACTGCCCACCCCGAACTCGAGGGTCTGGGCACGTACGAATTCGGCTGGGCCGACTCCGACGCGGCCGGCGCCGCCGCCAAGCGCGGCCTCTCCGAGGAAGTCGTCCGCGACATCTCCGCGAAGAAGAACGAGCCGGAGTGGATGCTGAAGCTGCGGCTCAAGGGCCTGCGGCTGTTCGACAAGAAGCCGATGCCGAGCTGGGGCTCCGACCTGTCGGGCATCGACTTCGACAACATCAAGTACTTCGTGCGGTCCACCGAGGCGCAGGCCGCCTCCTGGGAGGACCTGCCCGAGGACATCAAGAACACCTACGACAAGCTCGGCATCCCGGAGGCGGAGAAGCAGCGCCTGGTCGCCGGTGTCGCGGCGCAGTACGAGTCCGAGGTCGTCTACCACCAGATCCGCGAGGACCTGGAGGAGCAGGGCGTCATCTTCCTGGACACCGACACCGCGCTCAAGGAGCACCCGGAGCTCTTCCAGGAGTACTTCGGCACCGTGATCCCGGTGGGCGACAACAAGTTCGCCTCGCTGAACACGGCCGTGTGGTCCGGCGGATCGTTCATCTACGTCCCCAAGGGTGTCCACGTGGACATCCCGCTCCAGGCCTACTTCCGCATCAACACGGAGAACATGGGCCAGTTCGAGCGGACGCTGATCATCGTCGACGAGGACGCCTACGTCCACTACGTCGAGGGCTGCACCGCCCCGATCTACTCCTCGGACTCGCTGCACAGCGCCGTGGTCGAGATCATCGTCAAGAAGGGCGGCCGCTGCCGCTACACGACCATCCAGAACTGGTCGAACAACGTCTACAACCTGGTGACCAAGCGCGCCGTCGCCTACGAGGGCGCGACCATGGAGTGGGTCGACGGCAACATCGGCTCCAAGGTCACCATGAAGTACCCGGCCGTCTACCTGATGGGCGAGCACGCCAAGGGCGAGACCCTGTCCATCGCCTTCGCTGGCGAGGGCCAGCACCAGGACGCCGGCGCCAAGATGGTCCACATGGCCCCGAACACCTCCTCGAACATCGTCTCCAAGTCGGTGGCGCGGGGCGGCGGCCGGACCTCCTACCGCGGTCTCATCGAGATCGGCGAGGGCGCGCCCGGCGCCAAGTCCAACGTGCTGTGCGACGCCCTGCTCGTCGACACGATCTCCCGCTCGGACACCTACCCCTACGTCGACGTCCGCGAGGACGACGTCTCGATGGGCCACGAGGCGACCGTCTCCAAGGTCTCCGAGGACCAGCTCTTCTACCTGATGAGCCGCGGCCTCACCGAGTTCGAGGCGATGGCCATGATCGTGCGCGGCTTCGTCGAGCCGATCGCCAAGGAACTCCCCATGGAGTACGCGCTGGAGCTCAACCGGCTGATCGAGCTGCAGATGGAGGGCTCGGTGGGCTAG
- a CDS encoding DUF72 domain-containing protein produces the protein MPVLIGTCGWQYRDWRGGLYPEGVPQRLWLEEYARHFPAVENDGAFYRLPERGTFAAWHDRTPPGFVMAVKAGRFLTHVRRLKDPGEPVARLMDRARGLGERLGPVLLQLPPTLRADPGLLDAVLGSFPRGARVAVEPRHDSWWTDRTAGVLADRGAALCWADRGSRPVTPLWRTAGWGYVRFHEGRASPWPGYGRRALASWAERLADAWPASGEVYAFFNNDQGGAAVRDAAGLLRAVAATGRAAAPPAASRE, from the coding sequence ATGCCCGTCCTCATCGGCACCTGCGGCTGGCAGTACCGGGACTGGCGCGGCGGGCTCTACCCCGAGGGGGTGCCGCAGCGGCTCTGGCTGGAGGAGTACGCCCGGCACTTCCCGGCAGTGGAGAACGACGGCGCCTTCTACCGGCTGCCGGAGCGCGGCACCTTCGCCGCCTGGCACGACCGCACACCCCCCGGCTTCGTCATGGCGGTGAAGGCCGGCCGCTTCCTGACCCATGTCCGGCGCCTGAAGGACCCGGGGGAGCCGGTCGCCCGGCTGATGGACCGGGCGCGGGGGCTCGGGGAACGGCTGGGGCCCGTGCTGCTCCAGCTCCCGCCCACGCTCCGCGCCGACCCCGGCCTGCTGGACGCCGTGCTCGGGAGCTTCCCGCGCGGTGCCCGGGTGGCGGTAGAGCCGCGGCACGACTCCTGGTGGACCGACCGGACCGCCGGCGTCCTCGCCGACCGGGGGGCCGCGCTCTGCTGGGCGGACCGCGGCTCGCGCCCGGTGACCCCGCTGTGGCGGACGGCCGGCTGGGGGTACGTCCGCTTCCACGAGGGCCGCGCGAGCCCCTGGCCCGGCTACGGGCGGCGCGCGCTGGCGTCCTGGGCCGAGCGGCTCGCGGACGCCTGGCCGGCGAGCGGCGAGGTGTACGCGTTCTTCAACAACGACCAGGGCGGAGCGGCGGTGCGCGACGCGGCCGGATTGCTCCGTGCGGTGGCCGCCACCGGGCGCGCCGCGGCGCCGCCGGCCGCCTCCCGGGAGTGA
- the sufD gene encoding Fe-S cluster assembly protein SufD, which yields MAEAQNIPVGSTTAGSIAVAAESTVATRMSAPPSFDVADFPVPHGREEEWRFTPLERLRGLHDGTAVATGSGVKVAIEAPEGVTVETVGRDDARLGRAGTPVDRVAAQAYSAFEQASVVTVPKETVLTEPVRIAVHGEGGTAFGHQLIELGAFAEAVVVIDHTGDAVLAANVDYVLGDGAKLTVVSVQDWDDKAVHVAQHNALVGRDASFKSVVVTFGGDLVRLHPRVSYAGTGGEAELFGLYFTDKGQHQEHRLLVDHNVPHCKSNAVYKGALQGDDAHAVWIGDVLIRVAAEGTDTYEMNRNLVLTDGARVDSVPNLEIETGEIAGAGHASATGRFDDEQLFYLMARGIPQAEARRLVVRGFFAELVQQIGLPDVEERLIAKIEAELEASV from the coding sequence ATGGCTGAGGCTCAGAACATCCCGGTGGGCTCCACCACCGCCGGCTCCATCGCGGTGGCCGCGGAGTCGACCGTCGCCACCCGTATGAGCGCGCCCCCGTCGTTCGACGTGGCGGACTTCCCGGTCCCGCACGGCCGCGAGGAGGAGTGGCGCTTCACCCCGCTGGAGCGGCTGCGCGGGCTCCACGACGGCACCGCCGTCGCCACCGGGTCGGGCGTCAAGGTCGCGATCGAGGCGCCCGAGGGCGTCACCGTGGAGACCGTCGGCCGCGACGACGCGCGGCTCGGCCGCGCGGGCACCCCGGTCGACCGGGTCGCCGCCCAGGCGTACTCCGCGTTCGAGCAGGCCTCGGTCGTCACGGTGCCCAAGGAGACCGTGCTCACCGAGCCGGTCCGCATCGCCGTGCACGGCGAGGGCGGCACCGCGTTCGGCCACCAGCTCATCGAGCTCGGCGCGTTCGCCGAGGCCGTCGTCGTCATCGACCACACCGGTGACGCGGTCCTCGCCGCCAACGTCGACTACGTCCTCGGCGACGGGGCCAAGCTGACCGTCGTCTCCGTCCAGGACTGGGACGACAAGGCCGTCCACGTCGCCCAGCACAACGCGCTGGTCGGCCGGGACGCCTCCTTCAAGTCCGTGGTGGTCACCTTCGGCGGCGACCTGGTCCGGCTCCACCCGCGCGTCTCGTACGCCGGCACCGGCGGCGAGGCCGAGCTCTTCGGCCTGTACTTCACTGACAAGGGCCAGCACCAGGAGCACCGCCTCCTCGTCGACCACAACGTGCCGCACTGCAAGTCCAACGCGGTCTACAAGGGCGCCCTCCAGGGCGACGACGCGCACGCGGTGTGGATCGGCGACGTCCTGATCCGCGTCGCGGCCGAGGGCACCGACACCTACGAGATGAACCGCAACCTCGTCCTCACGGACGGCGCGCGCGTCGACTCGGTGCCGAACCTCGAGATCGAGACCGGCGAGATCGCCGGCGCCGGCCACGCCTCCGCCACCGGCCGCTTCGACGACGAGCAGCTCTTCTACCTGATGGCCCGCGGCATCCCGCAGGCCGAGGCCCGCCGTCTGGTCGTCCGCGGCTTCTTCGCCGAGCTCGTCCAGCAGATCGGTCTGCCGGACGTCGAGGAGCGTCTGATCGCCAAGATCGAGGCCGAGCTGGAGGCGTCCGTCTGA